A genome region from Stenotrophomonas maltophilia includes the following:
- a CDS encoding DUF3299 domain-containing protein, translating to MNRSHLLLLLGCLWLAGCTSPGSDAVVATPQDKPAPLAMAEAPVDRWDALRPDEVTYQRPPPQIGLSRDGMDGVGGLIDDTGSGTPPGQEIDHSSPDRAKQFGSSRVVDAVDGRAVDLDGYMVPLGTNDAGLVDELLFVPFYGACIHVPPPPPNQIIHVTLATPIALGDLWDPYRLAGRLQVKRFDADIASASYDVAAATLTAIHN from the coding sequence ATGAACCGTAGCCACCTGCTGCTCCTGCTGGGATGCCTGTGGTTGGCGGGCTGCACGTCGCCGGGCAGCGATGCCGTGGTGGCCACGCCGCAGGACAAGCCGGCACCCTTGGCCATGGCCGAAGCGCCCGTCGACCGCTGGGATGCACTGCGGCCCGACGAAGTCACCTACCAGCGCCCGCCGCCGCAGATCGGCCTGTCACGCGATGGCATGGACGGCGTGGGCGGCCTGATCGACGACACTGGCTCCGGCACGCCACCGGGGCAGGAGATCGACCATTCCAGCCCGGATCGCGCCAAGCAGTTCGGCTCTTCGCGTGTGGTCGATGCCGTAGACGGCCGCGCAGTGGACCTGGACGGTTACATGGTACCGCTCGGCACCAACGATGCCGGCCTGGTCGATGAACTGCTGTTCGTGCCGTTCTATGGGGCGTGCATCCACGTGCCGCCACCACCGCCGAACCAGATCATCCATGTGACCCTGGCGACACCGATCGCGCTGGGCGACCTGTGGGATCCGTACCGGCTTGCCGGCCGCCTGCAGGTGAAGCGTTTCGATGCGGATATCGCCAGCGCGTCCTACGATGTGGCGGCGGCCACGCTCACGGCGATCCACAACTGA
- a CDS encoding MFS transporter has protein sequence MALSQPLAGAPALSRARRWALLFTVAAGLLLVTLDNSVLYTALPTLTEELSASAGQALWIINAYPLVMAGLLLGAGTLGDRIGHRRMFLIGLVVFGVASLAAAFADTAAQLIAARAFLAVGAAAMMPATLALIGLSFHEERERNIAIAIWGSVAIVGAALGPIIGGWLLQHFWWGSVFLINVPVVVVAFVATLLLAPEGQRDTSRPWDLVSSLLALAALSGLVLAIKSLIATPPSYGLGAGALLLAMVTGAAFARRQQQLPYPLLDFAIFRNPAFLAGTLSAVFTLFAMAGLQLVTTQRFQLVAGFTPLQAGLLVSVAALGSLPSALLGGSILHRVGLRPLICGGLAAGALGVGVVAFGFPHGLGWVVAGMAITGFGMGSAISVASTAILNNVPAHRAGMASSVEEVSYEFGGLLAVAMLGSLSAAMYSAFLPVSADMPVLAREGFTQALHAARESGQGEWFALAAAAYDRGYQIVLLVITAVLALGATILARLLRGRVGSREGAADRVK, from the coding sequence ATGGCTCTGTCCCAGCCTTTGGCCGGTGCTCCGGCCCTGTCGCGTGCCCGTCGCTGGGCACTGTTGTTCACCGTCGCTGCCGGCCTGTTGCTGGTCACGCTGGACAACTCCGTGCTCTACACCGCACTGCCCACGCTGACCGAAGAACTCTCGGCCAGTGCCGGCCAGGCGCTGTGGATCATCAACGCCTATCCGCTGGTGATGGCCGGCCTGCTGCTGGGTGCGGGTACGCTGGGCGACCGCATCGGCCACCGCCGCATGTTCCTGATCGGCCTGGTGGTGTTCGGCGTGGCCTCGCTGGCGGCGGCGTTCGCCGACACCGCAGCGCAGCTGATTGCCGCACGCGCGTTCCTGGCGGTCGGCGCGGCAGCAATGATGCCGGCCACGCTGGCGCTGATCGGCCTGAGCTTCCATGAGGAGCGCGAGCGCAACATCGCCATTGCGATCTGGGGCTCGGTGGCCATCGTCGGCGCGGCGCTTGGCCCGATCATCGGCGGCTGGTTGCTGCAGCATTTCTGGTGGGGCTCGGTGTTCCTGATCAACGTGCCGGTGGTGGTGGTCGCCTTCGTGGCCACGCTGCTGCTGGCGCCGGAAGGCCAGCGTGACACCTCGCGGCCCTGGGACCTGGTTTCGTCGCTGCTGGCATTGGCCGCTCTTTCCGGCCTCGTGCTGGCGATCAAGTCGCTGATCGCCACGCCGCCATCGTATGGACTGGGCGCTGGTGCGCTGCTGTTGGCCATGGTGACCGGCGCGGCGTTCGCTCGTCGCCAACAACAGCTGCCGTATCCGCTGCTGGACTTCGCGATCTTCCGCAACCCGGCGTTCCTGGCCGGCACGTTGTCGGCGGTATTCACCCTGTTCGCGATGGCCGGCCTGCAGCTGGTCACCACCCAGCGCTTCCAGCTGGTGGCGGGCTTTACGCCGCTGCAGGCGGGGCTGCTGGTATCGGTGGCAGCACTGGGCAGCCTGCCCAGTGCGCTGCTGGGCGGCAGCATCCTGCATCGGGTCGGCCTGCGTCCGTTGATCTGCGGCGGCCTGGCTGCGGGTGCGCTGGGTGTCGGCGTGGTGGCGTTCGGCTTCCCGCACGGGCTCGGCTGGGTGGTGGCAGGCATGGCGATCACCGGTTTCGGCATGGGTTCGGCCATCTCGGTGGCGTCCACCGCCATCCTCAACAATGTGCCGGCACACCGGGCAGGCATGGCCTCGTCGGTGGAAGAGGTGTCCTATGAGTTCGGCGGCCTGCTGGCGGTGGCGATGCTGGGCAGCCTGAGCGCCGCGATGTACAGCGCATTCCTGCCGGTCTCGGCCGACATGCCTGTACTTGCCCGGGAAGGCTTCACCCAGGCGCTGCATGCCGCGCGCGAGAGCGGGCAGGGCGAGTGGTTCGCATTGGCTGCGGCGGCGTATGACCGTGGCTACCAGATCGTGCTGCTGGTGATCACGGCGGTGCTGGCGCTTGGCGCGACGATCCTGGCGCGCCTGCTGCGCGGCCGCGTTGGCAGCCGCGAGGGCGCGGCCGATCGCGTAAAATGA
- a CDS encoding TetR/AcrR family transcriptional regulator — MRTSKRDRILDAAVNVINRDGVRAVTFESVAAEAKLTRGGLLYHFPSREALLRGIDEHLVQAWETSMETLLGKTAEQATALERYQTFVRVSAQSATRAELMFMLESADPEAGERPWGPAVQRWAPSAPEAGNVDPTTLDNFVARLAADGLWIYEAMYEGQLDEDVRAQVAERIAGLLAKSDGSPHL; from the coding sequence ATGAGAACCAGCAAGCGCGACCGCATCCTCGACGCCGCCGTCAACGTGATCAATCGTGACGGCGTGCGTGCGGTGACCTTCGAGTCGGTGGCGGCCGAGGCCAAGCTGACCCGTGGTGGCCTGCTGTATCACTTCCCGTCGCGCGAGGCGCTGCTGCGCGGCATCGACGAGCATCTGGTGCAGGCCTGGGAGACGTCGATGGAAACGCTGTTGGGCAAGACTGCCGAGCAGGCCACTGCGCTGGAGCGTTACCAGACCTTCGTGCGCGTGTCGGCCCAGAGCGCCACCCGTGCCGAGCTGATGTTCATGCTGGAATCGGCCGACCCTGAAGCGGGCGAGCGTCCGTGGGGCCCGGCGGTCCAGCGCTGGGCACCGTCCGCGCCGGAGGCCGGGAATGTCGACCCGACGACGCTCGACAATTTCGTGGCGCGCTTGGCGGCTGATGGCCTGTGGATCTATGAGGCGATGTACGAAGGGCAGCTGGATGAAGATGTGCGCGCCCAGGTTGCCGAGCGCATCGCCGGGTTGCTGGCGAAGTCTGATGGGTCGCCGCACTTGTAG
- a CDS encoding AraC family transcriptional regulator, with the protein MSTPADTSPPDRLSSLLERFRVQAALFHSGPLCGRHVFEPQPGRAFLHILRQGEMEVRHPGGDIALPRLKIDTPSLLLYPQPLHHVFFNAPLDGPDFTCATLDFDGGARNPIVQSLPPVIVVPLAAIGELDDTLQLLFAEADRQRCGSRLLTNRLFEVALIQILRWVVDHPDAAGVSHGLMRGLSDARLARTLVAMHQAPQDEWTLPRMAATAGMSRSAFAAVFKDVMQATPASYLLDWRLSLACAQLRAGMAVKQVAIEVGFADTASLSKAFRKRLGASPRAWLAASVAPAG; encoded by the coding sequence ATGAGCACGCCCGCCGACACCTCCCCACCCGACCGCCTCTCCTCCCTGCTGGAGCGCTTCCGGGTGCAGGCCGCGCTGTTCCACAGCGGTCCGCTGTGCGGGCGCCATGTCTTCGAGCCGCAGCCCGGTCGTGCCTTCCTGCACATCCTGCGCCAGGGTGAAATGGAGGTCCGCCATCCCGGCGGCGATATCGCGCTGCCCCGGTTGAAGATCGACACACCCAGCCTGCTGTTGTATCCGCAGCCGCTGCACCACGTGTTCTTCAACGCACCGCTGGATGGCCCGGATTTCACCTGCGCCACGCTGGATTTCGATGGCGGTGCGCGCAATCCGATCGTGCAGTCGCTGCCACCGGTGATTGTGGTGCCGCTGGCGGCCATCGGCGAACTGGATGACACCCTGCAGCTGCTGTTTGCCGAGGCCGATCGCCAGCGCTGCGGTTCCCGGCTGCTGACCAATCGCCTGTTCGAGGTGGCGCTGATCCAGATCCTGCGCTGGGTGGTCGATCACCCGGATGCAGCAGGCGTCAGCCATGGGCTGATGCGCGGCCTGTCCGATGCACGGCTGGCACGCACACTAGTGGCGATGCACCAGGCGCCGCAGGACGAATGGACGCTGCCGCGCATGGCCGCGACCGCCGGCATGTCGCGCAGTGCGTTCGCAGCGGTGTTCAAGGACGTGATGCAGGCCACGCCGGCCAGCTACCTGCTGGACTGGCGGCTGAGTCTGGCCTGCGCGCAGCTGCGGGCCGGCATGGCGGTCAAGCAGGTGGCGATCGAGGTGGGGTTTGCCGATACCGCCTCGCTGTCGAAGGCGTTCCGCAAGCGGTTGGGGGCCTCGCCGCGGGCGTGGTTGGCCGCGAGCGTAGCGCCGGCTGGGTAG
- a CDS encoding carboxymuconolactone decarboxylase family protein gives MSRVPLIDAANTTANRQALLGQVHAAFGATPAMFRAVANSPAALQSMWGSFGALGGGRLSPLLGEQIAVAIANRNACEYCLAAHTALGRKAGASSEQMAAAQIGQSSDPVTAAALDFALKVVEQRARITDGDVQALRTAGFDDEQIVEILAHVALNLFTNYVNVAFDVPVDFPKVALR, from the coding sequence ATGTCCCGTGTCCCCCTGATCGATGCCGCCAACACCACCGCCAACCGCCAGGCCCTGCTGGGCCAGGTCCACGCCGCTTTCGGCGCCACCCCGGCAATGTTCCGCGCCGTTGCCAATTCCCCTGCCGCTCTGCAGAGCATGTGGGGTTCGTTCGGTGCGCTGGGCGGCGGTCGCCTGTCACCGCTGCTGGGCGAGCAGATCGCTGTGGCCATCGCCAATCGCAATGCCTGCGAGTACTGCCTGGCGGCGCACACCGCGCTGGGCCGCAAGGCCGGTGCCAGCAGCGAGCAGATGGCCGCCGCGCAGATCGGCCAGTCCAGCGATCCGGTTACCGCAGCTGCGCTGGACTTCGCGCTGAAGGTGGTCGAGCAGCGTGCGCGGATCACCGATGGCGATGTGCAGGCGCTGCGGACGGCCGGCTTCGACGACGAGCAGATCGTCGAGATTCTCGCCCACGTGGCGCTCAACCTGTTTACCAATTACGTCAACGTAGCATTCGACGTGCCGGTGGACTTCCCGAAGGTGGCGTTGCGCTGA
- the fdhD gene encoding formate dehydrogenase accessory sulfurtransferase FdhD, with amino-acid sequence MPDSPTSHTPPAGTAQRPLQRWRSEGQQPLVDVVAEEVPVALRYNGAAFAVMMATPCDLEDFALGFSLSEGLIATPSQLLSIDIHPQLEGIELQMAVTGDAPGAGLDPANGRLLPGRGGCGLCGSRQLEEVLRPLPEVRERRTYSPAALQRALATLVQHQPMNAVSGSTHAAAWADASGRIGWVREDVGRHNALDKLIGALHHNEHTIEGGLLVISSRASYEMVSKAVRAGASVLAAVSAPTALAIDLARGAGLCLVGFARESGFNVYTHPERLQANDK; translated from the coding sequence ATGCCTGATTCGCCCACATCGCACACCCCGCCTGCCGGCACGGCCCAGCGCCCGTTGCAGCGCTGGCGCAGCGAGGGGCAACAGCCGCTGGTCGATGTGGTGGCCGAAGAAGTGCCGGTGGCGCTGCGTTACAACGGCGCCGCCTTCGCAGTGATGATGGCCACGCCCTGCGACCTGGAGGACTTCGCGCTGGGGTTCTCGCTCAGCGAGGGTCTGATCGCTACGCCCTCGCAGCTGCTGTCGATCGACATCCACCCGCAACTGGAGGGCATCGAACTGCAGATGGCGGTGACCGGCGATGCGCCCGGCGCCGGCCTGGATCCGGCAAATGGGCGCCTGCTGCCCGGCCGCGGCGGCTGTGGCCTGTGCGGTTCGCGCCAACTGGAAGAGGTGCTGCGGCCACTGCCCGAGGTGCGTGAGCGCCGGACCTATTCACCGGCAGCCCTGCAACGGGCGCTGGCCACGCTGGTGCAGCATCAGCCGATGAATGCGGTGAGTGGCTCGACCCACGCCGCGGCCTGGGCCGATGCCAGCGGCCGCATCGGTTGGGTGCGCGAGGATGTCGGTCGCCACAACGCGCTGGACAAGCTGATCGGCGCCTTGCATCACAACGAACACACGATCGAGGGCGGCCTGCTGGTGATTTCCAGCCGGGCCAGTTACGAGATGGTCAGCAAGGCCGTGCGGGCCGGTGCCAGCGTGCTGGCGGCAGTCTCGGCACCGACCGCGCTGGCGATCGACCTGGCCCGTGGTGCAGGCCTGTGCCTGGTCGGGTTCGCACGGGAAAGCGGGTTCAATGTGTATACCCATCCCGAGCGACTGCAGGCAAACGACAAGTAG